A window of Fusarium musae strain F31 chromosome 1, whole genome shotgun sequence genomic DNA:
attaatatagtattatactttatatataattatatactaatataactataatattaattattaagtaaaagtaaggctactatataataaaaggaagaTCTATAATTAGcctaattactaatataactaatatataaatattacttattaataaaaaagggatattataagattaattaaataaaaaaattaattatacctttaataaaaaaaaaaggtatattattaaaaaataatatatatatagctattatataatatagtaaatagaaagatattatagctatctctagttaacttaaaaaaataatattcttaCCTAGATTTACTTCTATAAGTAAAACTAGTATTCCcttaagaaagaaagttaagtaatttaatataataacttttatatatagcgttttatatctatttattataactatagaaaaagaattataatagtaactaaggTTATTTACtcttatatttacttacctattttaattattaactttattatccATTTCATGGACCTATATACCTACCCTGTAGGTAGTGCtacttataagtaaaaacccTAACTCGTTAATGAGATCCTGGGATTTTGCGGGCGAGAAACAAAGGGCTCTGCAACGGCCCCCTAGTTCCGATTAAGGTCaattgtacggagtacagtacCTATCTTCTTTCACCACAAAAGACTCGAGGCTCAGTTCATTtgcttatttctttataagaAGTAATCCGAACGGCCAGTCGCTTCTTGAGATCATGTGGAACGAAAGCGTTACAATTGCGGCGTTGGTGGGGTTTCTTTGACAGAGGCTTGTAGTCTAATTTGGTAGTGCAAACCCCTCGTGCTTCTTctgagaaaaagaaaaattgGTTACTTGGCCAAACGGTTGATCATCCTCCAGTCGTCAGACCGCCAGACTCATGGTCGATCAGAGGGGATGATCTCAAGAGTTCTTCACATATTCATGAGTGTAGATAAACACACATGCAGCAAGTAGTTGGATGGCTATGGGTGGGATGGTTGGGCAGCGGCTATGGGTGGGAGGACCCTGGTTCATACTTAGTAAGGATTATAGATATGGCCAAATACAAGGATGATTATGATAAAAAAAACAGACTCTGAGCAAAGTTCCGGTTGTTTGAGAACACGGTCAGCTGAAGGGTCCGTCCTCAATGATACAGCACTAAAAGCCGAGAATCTGTGACTTCCATTGTTAGGTGCCCAAGCTGAAGCCAAGTCACCAACGGTTATACCGGGCGACCTGCAACAGAAGTTAACAGAGCACTTCCAACTTCCTAAACGACACGACAGGAGACAGGGGCAGTGGAGGGTTGCGACAGGTGCTCAGTGATGGATGGTTTGGGTTTGGGGCGCCAAAATAGCCCTCGTGCCTGACAAGGGGAGGGAAAAGATGCGAGGGAAAGAACTTGAGCATCCTTGTATTCAACGGATATCTTTGTACTACTAGATTTAATCAAGACAAATTGGAGGCAGAGATATGTTATAATCAGAGGCGCGTTTCTTAGCGTAGGATACAACATCTTTGCGAAATACAGTGCCTTCGTCTCTTGTGATTTCCTTTTTCTGCTCCCCATCAAGAGGCCCGCATAAGTTTTCTGTCAATCAACGCTTGTTGAGGGGCAACAAGAGACAAGGGACCCATCCTTGCGTGCCAAGTCAGGGGTATATTGGACCATCACCCGCTTCGGGCTAGACATAGGGCACAAGGCTCTACTAAAGTGCCTGCACCTGCTTATGCGGGTACTCATGGACGGATGCCCGCGTGCGTGAGATGGGTAATAATGGAGGGGAAAGAATTGGCTGTGGTTCAATATGTGTTGGCTATCGATATTattgtgatgatgatacaaATTGAATTTCACTTGTATTGCTGTAATGCCGCAATTTTGTCGCCGGGTCATTGGCAGATTGCTTCGAATAGCCAAACATGTCCGTCATTTTCTCTCTTTACGATGCACCACTAAACAGGCCCGTGTGACTGAGTGAGGTCATGACGCTCTAGCAAGCGAGTAAATCCACTGGTCGTGgagaaataaagaaaatagagCCAAGGTAACTACATCTATTCCGTAGGGCCCTGCATTTGATTGACAATCTTCATTGTAGTAGTACTCAGCCCGTTTTTTATCAAGGAAAAGTTGCTCATAAATGATCGTATCTATTCTTCAACGATAAGGGATTCAGAGCTACATTTTCACTGGTCTATACACTATCATCATCGTTTTAGCGCCTATACACACATTCCAACTGCGGCATGTCTCGCATCACCTTGTCCCTCTTCACTCAGACCCATGTCTCTGGCGTGCTGTGCCTCATCTTCCAGGTCCCCTTGCCTGCCATGCGAGTCTCCCCTGTCAACAACTGAATGTATCCCGACTCTAACGGTACCTTATGTACTGTACTCTGTACCTGGTTCTTGGCTCCCTAGCTCCCTGTCCTGTCGTGCGCGCAACGACTGTGGTGCGGTTTGGGGCATTGTCGATCGCCGGCAGAGCAACCTGCGGATGCAACGATAAAAACGACTTCAAAGTTTCGAAGATCACCATCTTGGGCATTATCGCAGTAGCAGACCCAGTTAAAGAGGCATGTTGTCACGCAAACTTGACGCTTGGCAGTCCGAAAGAAGACTTCTGATACACGGAGCTGGTCGGCGATCGTCAGAATCACATCCTTCTcatatccatatccattTGTGGTTCTCGTCTATCGAGGAATCGCTAACGTTAACTATCTGCGAGACATGGCTGAATACGACAGCCAGTAGTTTTAGCAAATACGCCAGTTATCACTCCACATTCTTGTCTTCACACGCCATTACCTTTCCCTTTCAATCAAAGCCGTTGCCATTGAATGATACTGGATTGCATCGGTGACATTGTGACAAGGCGGTTTCTCCAATGGCTAAGCTGATTCAAGGTCTCGGCAACGCCAGCCTTCACTCTAATATGTACTGATGGCTGGTCTACTTTGATGCTAACCGTCGTTTCTGCCAAGCACCAAGCAACAGCTGGTTCAAGGCTAATAAGAGCTACCTGTCTCGACAGCCACTTCTTACATATTACTTGAGGCAAGGGATTGGAAAGCCGAACCCAAACGTTGAGCGGTTGTGCACTTACATGCAGGAGTACGTACTATGTAGTTGGAACCTTGCATCTTCAGCTGATAGTTCAGCCTGCCTGGTCCTAGAACTTTTGGGAAAAGAAAGCGGACGTCAAAGCGGGTGATACTGCATCAACTTATTATGTACTCCTTCGGGCCTTGTAACTGCATATGAGGATACGTTGCCAAGCCAGTGGCTGCGGCTTAGGCATGGGCCAAGAACCGCGTTGAAGgcttgtacggagtagagctAACATCTTAACATCGAGATATCTCCACTTTCAACGACCATGTCCCATGTTGAGATACTTAGGAATTCTGATCTCAACTCATGTTAAAATGCCTACCTGTCACAGTTCAGGATCAGATGCGAATTGTCTATCCACAATTCACCTTGAAATTGATCTCGAGGGGTAGCCCCCACGTGCTGTCACCATGTCACCTTTGCTCTCCAACCTTTCATGCTGGTTTCAAGAAGCTAATTCAGAGACGAAATACTGGACTCTCTGTTCGCCCTAAATATGCCTATGTCTGAGATGCGGCATAGGCTGCTAGCATGCATACAAAATGCTGTTCTGGTTCTACTCAAAGACAATACATCGTTACATACTGACTTAGTAGCCCCCAGCGAATCGGGACGCAAGGAGATCCCTTGCATAGCAAGCATCTCACCACGATCGAATGCGCACAGGTGATGCTTTTCCTCCATCTTCGTGTTGCCTCTCCATCCGGGGTTCCGGATGGGCCTGTCAACCCTTGATTAATTCTGAAACGAACACCCTTCTGCCAACGGGATGAGCCTAGCCACCTCCATTGTGAATAAAAAGTACACATGAGTGTAACGTACGTGACCTTTTTGCAAATACCCATGTACAGGCTCGGTTGATTCCGGTGTCAGGTCTGTAAACAATTAATATGGAAACTGTGGTCTGTGAGTCAAGACGTACTATATTTATCGTCCTGTGTTGGTGAGTCCCTACTCCCAGGATGGCAGTATGGGAGGTATAGCAATGACAGCAGGTTTATCCGTCACGTAATTAGCCTGTTAATATTGTTCGATAGCAAAGCAATAGATATCAACAGTCGTTAACGCAAGCTCCAACGCTCCAGACAGATGTAAAACGCAAGTTCACTTCAACATTCATGCGGTAGTGTTGTGGTACTGAATAGCGGATCTGGTCAAACACTACATCACTCGAACAGCGTTTCCCGATCGTTAAATACTCATATGTAACATATATCATGCACCACACTGTTCAATTGCATAGGAAATATTGTTTCAGATTCCCCTGATGACATCTTTTCTATAACTGCATTGACGTTATATCATATCAATCGCTCCGAGATATAGGCTCTTCGTTTCTCAGTACCACGACAAGATCCCAACCAAAGTTGTCTCATTGCAAACAATAGTATCTTGAACAGCAGTTTTATGTCGACCGTGTTCCTGGAACACTCCTGTGTCATCTATGTACCAGTCATTTGGCACATCTTCCATCAACAGTTTCCTTGTTCCCATCACTATAAGCACAGCCGTCACCTAGTCCGTCGAGTTCTCAGGAGGAAATTGTTGGACGTTGATGTCATGGTGTCGATAAAGAGCCGAGTCTTCAGGGTTTCTCTTGTCCGGTAACTGTATCTCCCGAAGTATCTGGTAGAAGGAGTTTTCATAATCCTTCTTGAACATGAATCCGATGGCGGCATCGGACGCGAAATACTCATGCTGCCTAATGTTGTCCAGTCTCTGACTTTGAAGCACATAATACTCGTAAATCGGGTGTTTTTGGGGCATGTAAAGATGACCGCACATCCTTTTCGCATGTATCTGTACGAATAGGCCACTTTCTACGTGATTGCGGGTTCTGTTCGCTCGGCTGGTGAAGGAGGAATCTGCTTGCGCACATTCAGAATGAACCCCGAAATCGACAATGTAAACCACATGACAGTGGTTGCGCCAAGTTGGAGTCTGTGTAGGCCAGTTTTCGAGCACAATGTGTGGCAGGTTTTCACTTGTGGCCTGTTGAGTAGAATCTGGTCCATGAAGGAGGAGTTCCCTCAGAGTATCGTGTTCGTCAAATTTCGAACACATGTCCTTCTCAGGCATGATTGATATGGTCGATAAAATCAAGTCATCCTGCTATATCCTGAGCTTTCCTCGCTTCTCAATCAGATATCGTTGTATGGCTTTTCGAATAAATTGTTCGGGGGAGATCAGCCGCCTGCAGTAGGAGAGTTGGTAGTATCGAGTGCCGATAAGACGCAAATAAATCCGCCTAAGAAATATTAGACGTTGATATAGGTATTCTCTTGAATTATAAGGGTTTAGAAATCTGAGCTGTTCTCCTCCGCCGTGGGCAGCAAAGCAGTAACGAATACAGGCAGGTGTGGGCAAACTGATGGACAGAATGGAACGGAAGGCACACTGCAGGCATACAGCAGCGCCGTTTGAGCAGCTGCAtattccttcttcatcggaGCTATCTTCACaggtacctactaaggtagAAACAACAATAGGAACCCTTACAATGGTCAATAGGAtgatctcttcatcactacctaggtattcaCCAGACACTCCTTGCCAGCAAGTTATTTCAAATACCTACCCTGGTAGGTATCCAGTATTAAGAAGACTCTACCTGTATGCATAGGTACCATGTTGATCTACACGCTAGATGTCTTCCCTTTCCACGGTCTAATCATTTCTAgcaaaaaatattaataccttCCTTACagcatacctaggtaaggttAGTACCTGGGTAAGTACATAATAGCTACAGGTAGTAATTCGTCGATATAGGTCATTCGTCAGCGAGGCCACCTGCGGATATGTCCAGCTTATTGTCCCGGGGCAAACAGTAGAAACCAATTGTTGAAGAGTGAATATGTATGTCTAACAAACATTATCATTGTTGTTGGTCCATTTTACTAGTGTAACACGATCATGATTTTCGCATACAAAAAGCACACGCAAGGAGCCGGTACATCAGCTTTCAACAATTGAGCTCCACTGCGCTAAGGAGCTCAACGTGATGTCATTTGTACCACAGCTGTCCCAAGCTTCAACCTCCGCCGCGAATCAACTGGCAATCCAAGAAGCAATTGACCACGCGTGCCTCACACTTTATCTGAACAGCCTTCGGCAATGTCCTTCAGAGCTCCTATCCGACGTATCGCCCTCGCCAGGCCTGCTTTGGCTGCGCGAGGCTTCCACTCTACCCCTCGTGCTTTTGTCCGCGTTGGTCAAGAGATTCCTAACCTTGACGTCCTTCTGGAGGACTCGCCCGGTAACAAGGTCAATCTCGCGGAGGAGTTCAAGTCCGCCAATGGATACATCGTTGGCGTTCCTGCTGCCTTCTCCGGAACGTGCTCCAGCAAGCACATTCCCTCTTACATCAACCACCCCAAGCTCAAGCAGGCTGGCCAGGTCTTTGTTGTATCCGTCAATGATCCGTTTGTGTAAGTTTATCAATCATGAAACATCGTATACAATGATAATCTGGCATGTTTCTGACTGTGTTGCAGCATGAAGGCTTGGAGTGAGCAGCTCGACCCCGCCAAGCAGACCGGTGTGAGTAAACATTTTTAACACGAAACTCCCCTCGTTCAATGTTCCAGGCTATTCCTCTAACTTCTCTCAGATCCGATTCCTTGGCGACCCTACTGGTGAGTTCACTAAGGCTCTAGACCTTGGCTTCGAGGCATACGAGGTATTTGGCGGTATGCGAGGAAAGCGATATGCCCTCAAGGTGGAGGATGGCAAGGTCAGCAAGGCATACGTGGAGCCTGACAATACTGGAAGCGCTGGTAAGTAACATCCTAGGATCGTTTATCATGTCATATTGGCTAACATCAAATCTACTAGTCTCCATGGCGGAGCAAGTGCTCGACTAGATTTGTCTATCTCTATAAATTGGGATAGAGTGTCCCCTTGGCGTTATCTTAAACACCCTGAGAGCATCTCTTGATCCAAATATATCACTTAAGTACTCGTAGTACTTTAAATTTCACTCGCCCAAATTCTTTTTGGCTTTGACCACCCCTGTTGTCGTCATGGCCTGCTCGTCTAATCATCTCGATCCGCACAAATAACGACCTCTTAGCAAAATCCTTCCTTAATCTTGACGCATATCGATTCAACATGAACAAAAGAGCACAGACTAATCTTGATGAGAACTTGTGAGTGTTTGGCTTCTAATGTGATACTTTCCCTGTGAGATAGGCTTCCTGATTAGCGAGCCATCGCTTCCAACTCTTTCGACAACATTGCCATCGGCTCCATGATTATCGTGCGTCTCGattcttttaaatctataaCTTTGAACCCCATTCGGCTAGCAGATTAAGTTGCCCAGTGTCAGTACTATTCGTTTATTATCATAATTTTATCCCCCGCTCACCTGTCACCTATGCAAACCTTGGCTGATTCGTAAGGCTCGCGTCCACTCGTTTGGTCTGAGCCTTCTGTCCTGGATTCAGATATGTTGCGAGGAAGGCCTGTGGGGGAGTTAGTTGTTTCACTTGTCCAGTGATCTGACTGGTGGCGGCATGAGGAGGTGCAAACCTTCAAGCGCAGTCCTGGGATATCACGGGTTTCAGCTGCTGGGCAAAGGCTACTTATCCTCCTGCAATTATTGCTCTGTGAAAGTTCTCACTATCGTACATTTCTGGCTAAGATGATACCCCTTTTGTCGAAGTCACTGCTGGTCATAGCCAGCCTATGGGTTAACGGCCATAACTCGGCGTGGGTATTGAAACTCTCAGCAGTGGATGATCCCACCTATTCTCGCGTGTCTTTTCAGTTGGTTTACCATTCGCAGCGAGTCGCCTTTGGCATTGCCAACGATATTTCCAATGACACATTTCTCAGTCAACGACAACTGGTTGAATACAGTCCGCGTTGACATCTGGTTCAGGGAGTGATAAGAGAGGCTTCCGTTACTACTACCCTATAGTTGCTACACGACCAAACATGACTCTCCTGTGTACTCGATAGTGCCTTTCTTATATTCTAGTCATCAGTCGACAAAACATACGATAATGCTTAAGGTATTAGCTTGTGTATACTACTGATGCATAAAATTGTGGTTTCCGTGAGCAGAATATATCAGCCACAACGACCCAACTGTGTTTGTACAGGTTTCAAGTCCTTGATGAACTGTGGTGTGCTGTAACTAAGGTACTGCAGAAGCCAACATCGAATGGAAAAAACATTACATGGAAAACACTTAGAAATACAGACTTCACTAACACCCTACGCTATGGAATTAGCGACTGTATTAATCTGGTGGCAGATTCTCAGTGTTCAAAAGACATAAGTTTTCATCACGACAAATGACGGTGGAGTATGGATAGACAGACCAGCATCACATCACTACGTATCTTATCACTAGACATATCATCAGACCGGACAGGAAACGCTTGTCAACTCGATAGCCGAAATGCCCCATCAAAAGTAGGATAAGGACAGCGGCATGTTACTCAGACTAGCCGTATAGCTGAGCCTTTAGACAAAAGAATGCCTTCCAAACAGGGACTCGACCGCCGTGGACcgagatgacgatggccGTTCTGCCGTGTCCGAACTTGGAATGGAGAGCTCTTTAAAGAACATAACGGCGACGAATGAGAATCCATCGCaagggcttgggcttgtcaCGCCAAATGAGTTGCAACTACCTGTACAAGGGCGAAAGAAAGGCTAACGAGGAGGGTCTGGGACGCGTCTGGAACGCGATATCGTGAGCAGCCTTGTTGAGTGGTGAATTAAGCGCGCAACAAGGGTATTGGAGGAAATGCAACAAATGATTAACTACGAATCAAAACTCGACAATGAACCAAAGATGCCCGGATATGTGACGGCCGCGTGTGACCGGGCCTAATTTCGATATGATGAACCTAGAATCGTTGCATACATGTAGTAGGTGTTAACGCTGGAACCCAGGGGCATGAATCATATCGATATAATTACGGCTGAGGTGATAATCGGATATTGAAATGTGACATGGGCGGGCGGCGGCCGCGACATGAGGAAACAAACAACTTAGGTACCCTTTATTCCAGACAGGGCTCTTTGAGCTACGAATATCGTCACTTGATCGACGTGTTCACTGGATGGTGTAATCAGGTAGACTTTGCAGCAAGTGCGCTGATGGCCACAGCCGTTAACTAAGGCGTCACAGCCATAGCCTATTCCACACTGACACCGAGATAAAGGCAAGGCGGACAGACCGAATCCAAGCATGCAGTCAGTCCATCAGGCTCTGTCACTAGATAGATGCGCTGTTGCCCAAGACAGTCACTTCTCAATAGGTATGTGTTTGCGCAAAATATGGCTGCCGATATTGGGCTGTTATACATGCATGCAGTCCGAGATCATGAGGCGGCCACATGCATTGATGTTGTGATATGGGATGATTGGGAGATATCAAACCAAGGCGCTGATATTCCATCACTCCCCAGAATCACATGTAGTAGAAGAACAACATGCGTCATGGCTAGCTAGGCACCTATTGTTTATAACTGAAAATCCAAATCTGATGTCAAATCCAATCGGAACATTATCGATCCATGGTAACCAATTGATACTAATGAAGCCTCAGTTTTGTAACCTTGCATCGCTCtgcagacgaagaagactaggaggagaagggaaaagatGACGGATGTCTACCCAACCACACCAACTCGAGGTACCTAGCCGCAGACTAGGTAAGCTGTGACAAGTGGCCAACCACGCACATGCATCCGTAACAGCAAAGAAAGAGTAGGCCAAGACATGGGG
This region includes:
- a CDS encoding hypothetical protein (EggNog:ENOG41); protein product: MSFRAPIRRIALARPALAARGFHSTPRAFVRVGQEIPNLDVLLEDSPGNKVNLAEEFKSANGYIVGVPAAFSGTCSSKHIPSYINHPKLKQAGQVFVVSVNDPFVMKAWSEQLDPAKQTGIRFLGDPTGEFTKALDLGFEAYEVFGGMRGKRYALKVEDGKVSKAYVEPDNTGSAVSMAEQVLD